One Deinococcus carri DNA window includes the following coding sequences:
- a CDS encoding replication initiator protein A, translating to MIIKIKDLFLTMTTIKRMDNTRISELDLARAGIVSASQSAPKEHDWIAEFEANGVRYVVSGHAHRGRPYGLDGDILLALQTLFFRAGCPDNNRIRVPPTTLLNMVGLSRSSKDYVRLREGLLRLASVRWEMTARWLGASLKPESRTASTGLVSDLWLDDDVGMEDAVGVQVSTDSLIDVVFTTTFASLIRDGLYQILDGDLMARLGSSPSRALYRCLAAHRIRGDHLAQEMRVNLRDWMVACGLSGRTDAALRSLEASHERLIDEGYLDSVEDEGRGAKRALTYRFRAIAHPELVRELQARGVVSGVAATLSADYPERVLPAIRAVEHRVESGWKPRSLSAAVVDAIKNPTKWEYATQLSAAPETPPKKRARRTASPQPDQDQVADPRETARMLFRVKLNRAPSPLAQDALAQMSVEGVTALTTALREKPKDEALRFAARLLGVPL from the coding sequence TTGATCATCAAGATCAAAGATCTTTTTTTGACCATGACTACAATCAAACGCATGGACAACACGCGGATCAGCGAGCTTGACCTGGCCCGCGCCGGGATTGTCAGCGCTTCGCAGTCTGCGCCGAAGGAACACGACTGGATCGCGGAGTTCGAAGCGAACGGGGTTCGGTACGTCGTTTCAGGACACGCGCATCGCGGCCGCCCTTACGGCTTGGACGGCGACATCCTCCTCGCGCTGCAGACCCTGTTCTTCCGCGCCGGCTGTCCCGACAACAACCGCATTCGCGTGCCGCCCACCACGCTCCTGAACATGGTCGGCCTGTCCCGCTCCAGCAAGGATTACGTGCGGCTGCGTGAAGGGCTGCTGCGGTTGGCGTCCGTCCGCTGGGAGATGACCGCGCGCTGGTTGGGCGCGAGCCTGAAACCGGAGAGCCGGACCGCGTCCACCGGCCTGGTCTCGGATCTCTGGCTGGACGACGACGTCGGCATGGAAGACGCCGTGGGCGTGCAGGTCAGCACGGATTCTCTCATCGACGTGGTGTTCACCACGACGTTCGCCTCGCTGATCCGTGACGGCCTCTACCAGATTCTCGACGGCGACTTGATGGCGCGGCTGGGCAGCAGCCCCAGCCGCGCGCTGTACCGCTGCCTCGCCGCGCACCGCATCCGCGGCGACCACCTCGCCCAGGAGATGCGGGTGAATCTGCGGGACTGGATGGTGGCCTGCGGCCTGAGCGGCCGAACGGACGCGGCGCTGCGTTCCCTGGAAGCCTCCCACGAGCGACTGATCGACGAAGGATACCTGGACAGCGTAGAGGACGAAGGGCGCGGCGCGAAACGCGCCCTCACGTACCGGTTCCGGGCCATCGCCCACCCCGAGCTGGTCCGTGAACTCCAGGCGCGGGGCGTCGTCTCCGGCGTCGCGGCGACCCTCTCCGCCGATTATCCCGAACGGGTCCTCCCCGCCATCCGCGCCGTCGAACACCGGGTGGAGTCCGGGTGGAAACCCCGCTCCCTGTCCGCCGCAGTCGTCGATGCCATCAAGAACCCCACCAAGTGGGAGTACGCCACACAACTCTCCGCAGCACCCGAAACCCCGCCCAAGAAACGTGCCAGGCGGACAGCATCACCGCAGCCGGACCAGGATCAGGTCGCTGATCCCCGGGAAACAGCCCGGATGCTGTTCCGGGTCAAACTCAACCGTGCACCCTCGCCACTGGCCCAGGACGCCCTGGCCCAGATGTCGGTCGAAGGCGTGACGGCGTTGACCACCGCGCTGCGGGAAAAACCGAAGGACGAAGCGCTCCGCTTCGCCGCCCGTCTGCTCGGCGTCCCGCTCTGA